TTAGGCTTTTGCCATGTCCTAACAACCTTGGCGGTTGCTATAGAATCAAAGTCCCCCTTTTTAAGGGGGATTTAGGGGTATCTAGAATGTTTTGCTACCAACAATCAGACTTTTCAAACATCCTCTAAGCACTGAGTTTAACTAATTCGTCTAACTCTTCCTGCATCTGATTTGCAACTAATTCATAGCATTCATGGACATAATGGCGATCGCTTGCCGCCTCCCGACCGTAGCGTTCAAATACAATGGGTTTACATACCCGTGTTTGAATAGGCATTGGCAATGGGATATTAGGAAGAGGTCCAATTGCTAATCCCCACGGTAATCCCAAATAAACCGGAAAAACTACCGGGTCAATCCCAAATAACCACGGCATTCCCCATTCATGGAATTGCTTTAAAATTTTATAGAAGTCAGCCAACACAAACAGAGTATCATGAGCGCCAGTAGAAATTACAGGTACAATCGGGACATTTTCCCGTAGCGCTAGCTTAATAAATCCTTGCCGTCCGGCAAAATAAATTTGATTCCGTAAATGATGCGGTCGAAAGACATCTTCTGCTCCCCCAGGATACACCAGTACGCTGGCCCCAGAACGCAAAGCGGCGTAAGCCATTTTTGGATGAGCGATTACGGCTCCACTCTTAGCCGCCATTTGGGCTATTTCTGGGGTAAATTTCCAAACATGGGGATGCATGAGACCGTAGACAGGTTTCTCAACCCCAAATTTTCCGAACCAGTCGTACATGATCATTGACATATCAGGAGCCGCTAGTCCCCCATTGTGAGAACCAACGAAGAGAACTTTTTTGTCGGGTTGTATATGATGCCAACCACTAGTTTGAACTCGAAAGTAGTAATGATATAAAAAGCTCAAAAACGGCATCAGAGATTCGATGAACTGGGGATCTCGTTCATCTAAAGACCAACCGAGTTTTTTTCCGCTTTTATGTTTCTTTTGTAACATCTAAAAATATTAACAGAATTAGTTAAAATGTGACTATTGCGCTTGTTCCAGTTAAGGTAGCAAAGTATTAACACATAGATGTTACTTTGTCTAGGTAACATCTTTAAATTGAAATTTGCGTAAAATTGCCAGATTTTTCCGCCCTCACCTACAAAGGGAGAGTGGAATTGCACAAACCCGAAATATAGCCTTGAACCTCCCCACGTCTAAAGCCAGGGGATTCTTGCCTACCTGAAAAAGGCGACAACGGGACATTCAAGTATCCCTCTACTCACTCAAAGAGCTTTTGCTCTCATTCGCGCATACTTTCTGAGTCCTTCATATTTTAAAGATGAACGCTCCATATCCTGCCATTATTCGCCCTTTAACTATTCCGAATCGAGTCGGATATGTCCGTTGCCGGGATTGCTCCGTACTAGGATACTTCAATGCGCTGAAGGTTATTCCTACTTGTTTTCTCGCTAATCTATTTTAACACTGTGGCTAAAGCCACGCAATCGTTTGACGGAACTTAAAAGTTCTTACCGCCTTCTCCCCATGCCTAAAGTCAGGGGCTTGCGTCTCGTTTTTCGGTCAATAGTCTGGACTAGAAAATTGATTTCGGTCGAACTACGGTTGTTCTATTCGGCTTATAGCTAAATTATAACTATATTTAAGTTTTTTTTTCATACATATACCCCTGAGCTTGGTTATATGACAGATATGCCCAGAATTTTGTCATATTTTTGACAATATGTGATTTTGACAATTTTATCCCCAAAAATTTGGTGAAATTGCCTAAATTATCAAAAAGCTTCTAATTCTTATACTTATAACAAGAGCTGATTCGCCAATTTTATTGTTGACTATCTGCCAAAATGGCAAGTGATTAAATTTATTATGTGATATATTCATGATCAGTGCAGAGATTGAATATGATTAAAATACGGAATTCAGCTTAATTAGCTGTTTCTTTTGTTGAGATAATCTGCTTTCCTAACAACCTATTAAATTTAATTTTTGTGACTATTCTAAATACCAAGGTGTATTGCCTCTTTCAAGCTATATCGACGGGATAAAACCCGTCTTTTATTTTGCTGATTATTTGGAAGAAATGCTTTTGTATGACTGCTGGATCACAGAAAATTCCTAGTAATACCAACACTTTGAGATATCCCCATCTTCAGATATATGATTGGTTTTGCTCATGTATTTGGGAATACCAAAATCCAGCCTTATCAGCTTTTAGGACATTTGGACACATCCCATAGGAAGATGACTAAGTAGGAAGATAATAGGTAAATTAATCCGGGATGTTGTTATGCACTGGATTTATAGTGAGGTTTGGTGATCAGCCAAACCTCTTTTATTATTTTTAGCTATAAAAATAGTTTTACAAATCATCAATAATGAGAATAAATAACATATTGCTAATGCATAACTATTTTCTAAATAGCAAACCCTGCTCATGGGATTCTGTAACCTAAGTAATGTAAAAATTTTAGGCAAGATTGGCAAAGCTGGACTATAAAAGAAACAATATTCCACACAAATGTCTTTTCTGGCTTAACTAAGAACTAAAATGGCAAATCGCTCGCGTAAGCCAACGCCACCATCTTCTCAAGGAAATCAGTCTCATGGAAATGGGAACAAACGCGTCTGTGCAAAACCCAGGCCAAAGTCTCAATATCGCAGTTGGCTGTGGTCAACGCTAGCGATCGCGCTATTATTGAGCAGCGCTGGATTAATTATTGCTTTTACCTGGTTCAGCATTCTTTTCATATTCAATCCTGCACAGTTAGGCTGGATGAATGAATTTTTGCCAGAATGGGGGCAAATTCCTCTAAATAAAAGCGAAAATCCCCAAAGCCTCCAACAAATTCAAGATG
The window above is part of the Nodularia spumigena CCY9414 genome. Proteins encoded here:
- a CDS encoding lysophospholipid acyltransferase family protein; translated protein: MLQKKHKSGKKLGWSLDERDPQFIESLMPFLSFLYHYYFRVQTSGWHHIQPDKKVLFVGSHNGGLAAPDMSMIMYDWFGKFGVEKPVYGLMHPHVWKFTPEIAQMAAKSGAVIAHPKMAYAALRSGASVLVYPGGAEDVFRPHHLRNQIYFAGRQGFIKLALRENVPIVPVISTGAHDTLFVLADFYKILKQFHEWGMPWLFGIDPVVFPVYLGLPWGLAIGPLPNIPLPMPIQTRVCKPIVFERYGREAASDRHYVHECYELVANQMQEELDELVKLSA